Proteins encoded within one genomic window of Flavobacterium gilvum:
- a CDS encoding PDZ domain-containing protein translates to MKKNCAFFLLLITIMPIFGQDGFVFDKGVEKVTVPLVLINNLVFIPIKVNGAQLNFLLDTGVEETILFSLEDNPGVTFFNTEKVTFRGLGSEEPIEGLKTTNNILELDGMKSDHQLIYVILDQSFNLSSQIGIPVNGIIGYQFFKDNLVRIDYISKKVIIYKNNEVNRNRLEKKFNVTPITVERFKPYLKGNVVMNTSGVDVKLLIDIGNSDSVWLFQNISEQIKVPTKNFEDFLGKGFSGDVEGRRARVPEFSFDDYDFKLPIVAFPDSSSIKSVRMVKDRVGSVGGEILKRFSVVFDYQNAKLYLRKNAHYDEPFSYNKSGIEIRHNGLQWVQETVKMETVPVAGAISFDSNGKNTTNDFKYKFQLKPIYEIANIRKKSPAAESGLQVGDIIITVNKASVYKYSLQKLNEMFKSEDDKWIYLEVERNNQILKFTFQLHDIL, encoded by the coding sequence ATGAAAAAAAATTGTGCTTTTTTTCTTTTATTAATTACGATAATGCCAATTTTTGGCCAGGACGGTTTTGTGTTTGACAAAGGAGTAGAAAAGGTAACCGTGCCGTTGGTATTGATTAATAATTTAGTTTTTATTCCAATAAAAGTAAATGGTGCGCAATTGAATTTCCTTTTGGATACTGGTGTTGAGGAAACTATTCTTTTTAGTTTGGAAGACAATCCGGGAGTGACTTTTTTTAATACCGAAAAAGTAACTTTTAGAGGATTGGGGAGTGAAGAACCTATTGAGGGTTTGAAAACTACCAATAATATTTTGGAACTTGATGGGATGAAATCTGATCATCAGCTTATTTATGTTATTTTGGATCAGAGTTTTAATCTGTCTTCGCAAATTGGAATTCCTGTAAATGGTATTATTGGTTATCAGTTTTTTAAAGATAATTTGGTTCGGATTGATTATATTTCAAAAAAAGTAATTATTTATAAAAACAATGAAGTCAATAGAAATAGACTTGAGAAAAAATTCAACGTGACACCAATCACAGTCGAAAGATTTAAACCGTATCTGAAAGGAAATGTTGTAATGAATACATCAGGTGTAGATGTTAAATTATTGATTGATATAGGGAACAGTGATTCGGTTTGGCTTTTTCAAAATATATCAGAACAAATAAAAGTACCAACCAAAAATTTTGAAGATTTTTTAGGGAAAGGTTTCAGTGGTGATGTAGAAGGGCGAAGAGCAAGAGTTCCTGAGTTTTCATTTGATGATTATGACTTTAAGCTTCCGATTGTTGCATTTCCTGATTCCAGCTCCATAAAAAGTGTGCGCATGGTCAAAGATCGGGTGGGTTCTGTTGGAGGCGAAATTTTAAAGCGTTTTTCGGTTGTTTTTGATTATCAAAATGCAAAACTTTATTTAAGAAAAAATGCCCATTATGATGAGCCTTTCAGTTATAATAAGAGTGGTATCGAAATAAGACACAATGGTTTGCAGTGGGTACAGGAAACTGTAAAAATGGAGACGGTTCCTGTGGCGGGAGCTATCTCATTTGACAGCAATGGAAAAAATACTACTAACGATTTTAAATATAAATTCCAACTCAAACCAATATATGAAATTGCCAACATCCGGAAAAAATCACCGGCGGCAGAATCTGGTTTACAGGTTGGGGATATTATAATTACGGTTAATAAAGCATCAGTATATAAATATTCGCTTCAAAAACTGAACGAAATGTTTAAATCGGAAGATGATAAATGGATTTATCTCGAAGTGGAACGTAATAATCAAATATTAAAATTTACCTTCCAACTACATGATATTTTATAA
- a CDS encoding pyridoxal phosphate-dependent aminotransferase, with protein sequence MPKISIRGRRMPESPIRKLAPYAEIAKKKGHKVYHLNIGQPDIKSPEIAIQAIKNIDLSIIEYGPSAGYESYRKKLAQFYTKQGVEVDYTDIMITTGGSEALLFALGSIMDPGDEVIIPEPFYANYSAFSEESSAKVVPVISNIESGFTLPTIEEFEKAITPKSKAILICNPNNPTGYLYSESEIKQLGELVKKYDLFLIADEVYREFIYDEKDKHFSVMNLKGIEQNVIMIDSVSKRYSMCGARIGCMVTKNRDVIAAAMKFAQARLCPPTIEQIACEAAIDTPQSYFDEVIVEYKERRDTLISELNKIDGVIVKTPKAAFYCIAQLPIDNADDFAQWLLESYDSNGETVMVAPAAGFYSTPGVGLNQVRIAYVLKKEDLISAVRILKDAISVYNSKKLSSSLS encoded by the coding sequence ATGCCAAAAATATCAATTAGAGGTCGAAGAATGCCGGAATCGCCAATTCGAAAATTGGCACCTTATGCAGAAATAGCTAAGAAAAAGGGACATAAAGTTTATCACTTAAACATTGGTCAACCCGATATAAAAAGCCCTGAAATTGCTATCCAAGCAATAAAAAACATTGATTTATCAATCATTGAATATGGTCCTTCGGCGGGATACGAAAGTTACCGAAAAAAATTAGCCCAATTTTACACCAAGCAAGGTGTCGAAGTTGACTATACCGATATAATGATTACCACAGGTGGGTCTGAGGCGCTTTTGTTCGCCCTTGGAAGCATCATGGATCCGGGAGATGAAGTCATTATCCCTGAGCCTTTTTATGCCAATTACAGTGCCTTTTCTGAAGAATCGAGTGCAAAGGTTGTTCCTGTAATTTCTAACATTGAAAGTGGTTTTACCCTTCCTACAATTGAGGAATTTGAAAAAGCAATTACACCAAAATCCAAAGCTATTTTAATTTGCAATCCGAACAATCCAACAGGATATTTGTATTCGGAATCCGAAATTAAACAGTTAGGCGAATTGGTAAAAAAATACGATTTATTCCTAATCGCCGACGAAGTGTATCGCGAATTCATATATGACGAAAAAGACAAACATTTCTCGGTAATGAATCTTAAAGGAATTGAACAAAATGTCATCATGATTGATTCGGTTTCTAAAAGATACAGTATGTGTGGTGCCCGAATTGGTTGTATGGTAACCAAAAACAGAGACGTAATTGCTGCTGCAATGAAATTTGCTCAAGCTCGTTTATGTCCGCCAACAATCGAACAAATTGCTTGTGAAGCGGCTATTGACACACCGCAAAGTTATTTTGATGAAGTAATAGTCGAATACAAAGAACGAAGAGACACTTTAATCAGTGAATTGAACAAAATTGACGGAGTTATTGTAAAGACTCCAAAAGCTGCTTTTTATTGTATCGCACAACTTCCTATTGATAATGCCGATGACTTCGCTCAATGGCTTTTGGAGAGTTATGATTCGAATGGAGAAACTGTAATGGTTGCTCCTGCAGCTGGTTTCTACTCTACTCCTGGAGTCGGACTGAACCAAGTACGTATCGCTTATGTTTTGAAAAAAGAAGACTTGATCAGTGCGGTACGAATTTTAAAAGACGCTATTTCAGTTTATAATTCAAAAAAACTATCATCGTCTTTGTCATAA
- the cysS gene encoding cysteine--tRNA ligase — MSLHKTQTLKIYNSLSGEKETFTPINEGNVGMYVCGPTVYSNVHLGNVRTFMSFDVIFRYLLHLDYKVRYVRNITDVGHIVDDVDEGEDKIAKKARLEQLEPMEVVQRYTVDFHDILNAFNFLPPSIEPTATGHIIEQIEIIKTIIDKGIGYVANGSVYFDVVKFNETNHYGILSGRNIEDMLANTRDLDGQSDKKNPQDFALWKKAEPQHIMRWPSPWSDGFPGWHLECTAMSTKYLGNHFDIHGGGMDLKFPHHECEIAQNEACTGHTPVNYWMHANMLTLNGKKMAKSTGNNILPGEILTGDNAFLSKAFSASVTRFFMMQAHYRSILDFSDEAIIAAEKGYKRLMEAMESLKGISASTNSSLDIAGWKQLCYDAMNDDFNTPILIAQLFEGVRFINLLKDGKETLNAADLKLFTITIQAFVFDVLGLEEEKTNGNTDKLEGVVNMLIGMRKQARDNKDFALSDQIRDQLIELGIQLKDGKEGTTFSIN; from the coding sequence ATGTCATTACACAAGACACAAACCTTAAAAATATACAATTCCCTTTCGGGAGAAAAAGAAACTTTTACACCAATTAATGAAGGAAATGTGGGGATGTATGTATGCGGACCAACGGTTTACAGCAATGTGCATCTTGGAAATGTGAGAACTTTCATGTCTTTTGACGTAATTTTCAGATATTTATTACACTTGGATTACAAGGTGCGTTATGTTCGAAATATTACTGATGTTGGACACATTGTGGACGATGTCGATGAAGGTGAAGATAAAATTGCCAAAAAAGCACGTTTGGAACAACTAGAACCCATGGAAGTCGTACAACGTTATACTGTAGATTTTCATGATATTTTGAATGCTTTCAACTTTTTGCCGCCAAGCATCGAACCCACTGCAACAGGGCATATTATTGAGCAAATCGAAATCATAAAAACAATTATCGATAAAGGAATTGGTTATGTAGCGAATGGTTCTGTTTATTTTGATGTGGTTAAATTCAACGAGACCAATCATTACGGAATTTTAAGTGGCCGAAATATTGAAGATATGCTAGCCAATACCCGTGACCTAGACGGACAATCCGACAAAAAAAATCCTCAGGATTTTGCGCTTTGGAAAAAAGCCGAACCACAACATATTATGCGATGGCCTTCGCCCTGGAGCGACGGTTTTCCAGGATGGCATTTGGAATGTACAGCGATGAGCACTAAATATCTTGGGAATCATTTTGATATTCATGGAGGTGGAATGGATTTGAAATTCCCACATCACGAATGTGAAATTGCCCAAAACGAAGCTTGTACCGGACACACACCTGTAAATTATTGGATGCACGCCAATATGCTTACCCTGAACGGTAAAAAAATGGCAAAATCTACCGGAAACAACATCTTGCCTGGAGAAATTTTAACAGGAGACAACGCTTTTTTAAGCAAAGCATTTTCTGCTTCGGTTACACGATTTTTTATGATGCAGGCACATTACAGAAGCATTCTTGACTTCTCAGACGAAGCCATTATTGCTGCCGAAAAAGGATATAAAAGACTGATGGAAGCAATGGAATCCTTAAAAGGAATTTCGGCAAGTACAAATAGTTCTCTAGACATTGCTGGTTGGAAACAATTGTGCTATGATGCCATGAATGACGATTTCAATACGCCAATTCTAATTGCGCAATTATTTGAAGGTGTTCGTTTCATTAATTTATTAAAAGATGGAAAAGAAACTTTGAACGCAGCCGATTTAAAATTATTTACAATAACTATACAGGCATTTGTATTTGACGTTTTGGGATTGGAAGAAGAAAAAACCAACGGAAACACAGACAAATTAGAAGGCGTGGTTAATATGCTAATCGGCATGCGTAAACAAGCCCGAGATAATAAAGATTTTGCTCTGTCTGATCAAATTCGCGATCAGTTAATCGAATTGGGAATTCAATTGAAAGATGGAAAAGAGGGAACTACTTTTAGCATAAATTGA
- a CDS encoding DUF1573 domain-containing protein has protein sequence MKNNIAFIVLLFLSNIGLAQSGPKIKILQAENTVDYGKVYKTSDNGVRSFTFTNTGDAPLSINGIQSTASCTILYKPSQSISPGKSDRIDIKYNMVPGPIRKTITLETNAVNYDEGRVPLKIKGEILSN, from the coding sequence ATGAAAAACAACATTGCTTTTATCGTATTGCTATTTTTGAGCAACATTGGCTTAGCACAAAGTGGTCCAAAAATCAAAATCCTTCAGGCTGAAAACACTGTTGATTATGGAAAAGTGTACAAAACAAGCGACAATGGCGTCCGAAGTTTTACATTTACCAACACAGGTGATGCTCCATTAAGCATAAACGGAATTCAATCTACTGCAAGCTGCACTATATTGTACAAACCAAGTCAATCTATTTCTCCTGGAAAATCAGATCGAATTGATATTAAATACAACATGGTTCCCGGTCCGATCCGCAAAACCATTACATTGGAAACAAACGCAGTAAATTACGATGAAGGACGAGTACCCTTAAAAATAAAAGGAGAAATACTCTCCAACTAA
- the folE gene encoding GTP cyclohydrolase I FolE — protein sequence MINNEEFQDEIGNNHISTNAKNPLRNDAFAITDEEKIDKIKKDVENILLTLGMDLTDDSLKGTPNRVAKMFVKEIFGGLNPEKKPKASTFENNYKYGEMLVEKNITVYSTCEHHLLPIIGRAHVAYISSGRVIGLSKMNRIVEHYAKRPQVQERLTMQIVQELQQALETEDVACVIDAKHLCVNSRGIKDIESSTVTSEFGGKFKDPQIKREFLDYIKLDTNF from the coding sequence ATGATAAACAACGAAGAATTTCAAGACGAAATAGGAAACAATCATATTAGTACCAATGCAAAAAATCCATTAAGAAACGATGCTTTTGCAATAACAGATGAAGAGAAGATTGATAAAATAAAAAAAGATGTCGAAAACATTCTATTGACATTAGGAATGGATTTGACAGATGATAGTTTGAAAGGAACCCCAAACCGTGTGGCAAAAATGTTTGTTAAAGAAATTTTTGGTGGATTGAATCCTGAGAAAAAACCAAAAGCCTCCACTTTTGAAAACAACTACAAATATGGAGAAATGTTAGTTGAAAAAAACATTACAGTTTATTCAACCTGCGAACACCACTTATTGCCTATCATCGGGAGAGCGCACGTGGCCTATATATCTAGTGGAAGGGTTATTGGTCTTTCCAAAATGAACCGTATTGTAGAACATTACGCAAAAAGACCTCAAGTTCAAGAGCGTCTGACAATGCAAATTGTTCAAGAATTGCAACAAGCCCTTGAAACAGAAGACGTAGCTTGTGTAATTGATGCCAAACACCTTTGCGTGAATTCTAGAGGAATCAAAGATATCGAAAGCAGTACGGTAACTTCTGAATTTGGTGGAAAATTCAAAGATCCCCAAATAAAAAGAGAGTTTTTGGATTATATCAAATTAGACACTAATTTTTAA